CCGGGCCGTGCGCCGGATAGATCAACTCCGCGTCGAGTTCCAGCAGGCGGCGCAGCGAATCCATGTATTGGCCGAGGTCGCCAGTGTCATCGGGAATCACCGTGGTGCCCGCGCCCAGCACCACGTCGCCGGTGAACAGCGCCCGTTCCTCTTCGAGGTAGTAGCAAAGATGGTCGGGCGCATGGCCCGGCGTATGGATCGCGCGCAACGTCGCTCCTTCGGTCCTGACGATCGCGCGGTCCTCGATCGCCCGAATCGGCCCGCCCGCCGCCTCGTCCTTGCCCGGCCAGGGCTTCTTCAAGACCTCCAGCTCACCGAAGCGGCGACGGACCTGGGGAACGCCGCCGATATGGTCGGCATGCGCATGCGTGCAAACCACCCTCTCGAGCTCGCTCGTGGAACTGACTTCCTTAAGGGCGTGCGGCAGCAACTCCTCGTAGCGCGCAACGCCCGCGCCGGTATCGAGCAGGAGGGGCCTGCGCCCTGTACCGACGATATAGGTGTTGGTGCCCGGGCCGGTGAACGGACCCGGGTTATGCCCCAGGACAGTCGCGACGCGCTCCGAGAGACGCGCAAAGTCGGGCAGTTTGAGCCCGATCATCGAGTCTGTGACGACGCGCCGGGCCTTCGCCATCAGGTATCCCTCGAGCCGCTCGGCGCATAGGGCGCGGGGGCGCGCCGGTTGCGTTCGAAGATGAGCCGCAGTCCCTTGAGCGTCAGGAACTCGTCAACCACTTCGATCGTTCTCGATTCGGGAGCGATCAGGCTTGCCAGCCCGCCGGTCGCGACCACGCGGGCATGCTCGCCTCGCTCCTGCTCGATTCGCTCGACCAGGCCGTCGACCAGCGCCGTGTAGCCGAAGATAAGGCCCGACTGGATTGCGCCGATCGTCGTGCGGCCTACGGCCTCGCGCGGCCGCACCAGTTCGACCTCGTAGAGCTTGGCCGCGTGCTTGACCAGCGCGTCCATCGAAATCCCCAATCCGGGGGCGATCGCGCCGCCGACGTACTCGCCGCGCGCGGTAACGTAGTCGAAAGTGGTCGCGGTGCCGAAATCGACGACGATCGAGGCGCTCCCGTAGCGATCGTAGGCCGCGACCGCGTTGACGATCCGATCGGCGCCGACTTCTTTGGGATTCTCGTACAGGATCGGCATCCCGGTCTTGATCCCGGGGCCGACGATCAGCGGCTCGCGCTGGAAGTAGCGATGCGCGAGATCTTCCATCGTGCGGTTGAGCGGCGGCACGACGCAGGCGACGGCTACGCCCTCGGGGCGCAGCGGCGGCTCCAGCCCGACGCTCTGCAGGAGCGCGCCGATCATCACCCCGTGCTCGTCCGTGGTTCGTTCGGCCTTGGTCGAGAGCCGCCAGTGATGGAGCAGGCGCTCGCCCTCGTAGATTCCGATTACGGTGTCGGTGTTGCCGACGTCGATTGCTACCAGCATCGCGCTGC
The nucleotide sequence above comes from Candidatus Binataceae bacterium. Encoded proteins:
- a CDS encoding MBL fold metallo-hydrolase, which codes for MAKARRVVTDSMIGLKLPDFARLSERVATVLGHNPGPFTGPGTNTYIVGTGRRPLLLDTGAGVARYEELLPHALKEVSSTSELERVVCTHAHADHIGGVPQVRRRFGELEVLKKPWPGKDEAAGGPIRAIEDRAIVRTEGATLRAIHTPGHAPDHLCYYLEEERALFTGDVVLGAGTTVIPDDTGDLGQYMDSLRRLLELDAELIYPAHGPVIRNARRKIEEYIAHRELRERQVLEALVGSEPLEPMQIVKKIYLDVPEYLHVAASNSVRSHLKKLRNEGRVVEHERRWSLN
- a CDS encoding type III pantothenate kinase, with amino-acid sequence MLVAIDVGNTDTVIGIYEGERLLHHWRLSTKAERTTDEHGVMIGALLQSVGLEPPLRPEGVAVACVVPPLNRTMEDLAHRYFQREPLIVGPGIKTGMPILYENPKEVGADRIVNAVAAYDRYGSASIVVDFGTATTFDYVTARGEYVGGAIAPGLGISMDALVKHAAKLYEVELVRPREAVGRTTIGAIQSGLIFGYTALVDGLVERIEQERGEHARVVATGGLASLIAPESRTIEVVDEFLTLKGLRLIFERNRRAPAPYAPSGSRDT